The sequence ACTCTTCTTTCCATGTCAATCTTTTGGATggtgttcacataaattgaactGAGCCATGTTTTTGTGCAGCAACAACTGCAAAACATCCATTGCTGATTTCCACAGAATTTGTTCCAGCTGTTCCTATGATCTTTGCCTTACTTGCTGTCGGGAGCTTAGAGATGGTCGCCTTAAGGGAGGTGATGAAGAAGTCATAATGGAGTTCACTGACAAAGGGGTTGCTCATTTGCATGGTGATATGGAACATGATTCTGTACCAGATAGCGGAACAAGAATATCAAAAAGGACTAGACTTTCCAAGAAGATGGTTGAAAATGGTGATATGGAACATGATTCTGTACCAGATACCAATACTAAAACTTCAAGAAGGACTAGACTTTCTGAGAAGGAGATGGTTGAAAATGGTGATACGGAACATGGTTCTGTACCAGATAACAAAACTAGAACTTCAAGAAGGACTAGACTTTCCAAGAAGCAGATGGTTGAAAATGGTGACACGAAACATGATTCTGTGCCAGATACCAATACTGGAACTTCAAGAAGGACTAGACTTTCCAAGAAGGAAACGGTTGAAAATGGTGCTATGGAACGTGATTCTGTATCAGATACCAATACTAGAACTTCAAGAAGGACTAGACTTTCGAAGAAGGAGATTGTTGAAAATGATTCCGCTGGAGATGCCAAGTTTGCATCTGAAATGAAACCTAGGGATAATGGAGGGCTTCTGCCAAAGAATTCTGGTGGTCCTGCTGGTGAATGGAAGTCCAATGAAGCTGGTAGCATCCCTTGTCCGCCAGAGAATTTTGGTGGATTTGGTAAGGGCATTTTAGAGCTGAAGCGCCTGCGGTCAAAGTCAAAATATTCGGTCTCTGAATTGTTGACAAAGGCTGAAGATATTGTCAAAAGATGTGAATTGGAACACATGCCTGCAATACCTGAGGGGTCATGCTTATGTATAAATTTAGTTGCTGAAAATGATATGCAGAAAAGTAAATTGCGTAAAGCATCATCTCGTGATGATTCTGATGACAACTATTTATACTGTCCAGCAGCTAAAGATCTTCAGCAGGAGGATCTGAAGCATTTCCAGTGTCATTGGCTGAAAGGTGAGCCTGTCATTGTCGGTAATGTGCTTGAGACTGCGTCAGGGTTAAGCTGGGAGCCCATGGTTATGTGGCAAGCGTGTCGCCAGTTAAAGAACCTAAACCATCCCCTTCTTTTGGATGTCAGTGCTACCAAATGCTTGGATTGGTCTGAGGTCAGTTTAATACTTGCCAATGATACATGAAccaaagttctttttttttttgggggggggggggaagggaaTTAATTCTATGCATCTTGCTAATCCCTATATCTATCTACCGTTTCAGTTTATTTCCTGTGTCATCAGTTTATGGTTTTCCTTGCTCTAAGTTTATCTAGACAACAAAATCTCTTTGTCAAAATTGTTTTACTTCTAGTTGCGTAACAATATTGAAGAATCTCTCCATCCCTGTTGTGTCAGCTCTGGTTCTCTTGGTGACAAAATAATTGGATTGCAAACATAAATACCAATCAATTTACAGTTGAGATCAAAATCAAGGCACTTAATGTGTGATACTTAGTCTTTAGGTCAATCAGTGTGGGATTCTTAAGCATCCTTTTCAACCATGGTACTACATTAGTTAGAAAAAGCACAAAAAGCAAAACGATCTATTTATCATAAAATGAAGCACACTTAACACGGGCTTTGGTCAAGTGATAAGAGCGCAGTATATAATGTATGGGTTAGGAGCACATATTAattggagaagggtagaggggcaaGCCCATTATCTATTGAGTTTTGAACCGTGGACCAATGGCACTCAGGGATTTCTCGGTTATCCAAAAACAAAGCCCCACTAACCACTGGGTCTTTACTTAAATGTGCTAAAAAGTTAATTAACATTGTTTGCGGTGAAATAATAAAGTTCGACTCTATGAATATTAACTAGGTCAACTTAAATGGGATTGAGTTAGTATGGAGGGAAACATCTATTTGCATTTTGTATGCTTTGCTAATGAAGTACACAGCTAGCAGCAAGCTCATCAATTTCAGACCAAGTAGCAGTGTGTGCTTAAGCTTTAATTGAGCCTGTGAAGAGCAGTGTTTCCATTTTAGCCTTCTCAAGTATAGTTTATCTGCTATTAAGTGATACTCCCAGTACTCCAAAGTAAAGTTATTTCTTCAATTACTGCAGGCAGAAGTTAACATCCACCACTTTTTTAAGGGATACATGGAAGGTCAATTTGATAGTGCTGGCTGGCCACAGCTTTTGAAGTTGCAAGGCTGGCCTAATTTTTTCGAAGAGCGGTCACCCCACCTTTGTGCTGAGTTCATTAGAAGCTTGCCTTTTAAGGAGTACACAGATCCTCAAAGTGGCTTCCTAAATCTTGCTGTCAAACTGCCACCAGGGTCTTTGAGACCTGACATTGGAGCAAAGACATATATCGCTTATGGAATTCCCCAGGAGCTGGGGCGTGGAGACTCTGTGACTAAGCTGCACTGTGATATGTCTGATGCGGTATACTTGGTTGCCTTTTCTTTTGGgcatatttttcttctctctggACTCTGGATTATGCCCAGTGAAGATTTTTCTGGAGCACGTGGACATACTCATGTAAGCTTAagcaagtcaagttggaaaaacTGCTTTCGACTCAACAAGAAAATGCACATCCTGAAAATGTATCCCATTAACTGAAGTGACTTTAAGTTCTGTAGTGCGGTTGGATTTATGCTAGAGACTTGCAGAATACACGGTCATTATATTCTGTTGCGCTCCCCGAGAACGATCTTTGATCTCTGTTTGAAGGGTGCCTTTAAATATGCAAATCTACACAGAGTGATGTTAAACGGTGAACAATATGCGTTCTTATTTGCTTCTTATAAATCTGTCTTTGATCAAATTATTTCCAGGTGAATGTGCTGACACATACTCAAGGAATAAAGCTGACACCTGTGCAGCTTTCAAGGATAGAAATATTGAAAAGAACATATGCTGCCCAAGATAAAAGGGAACTTCAAATGGCTGATGAGGagcaaaaatgtaaaaatggagCATCATCTGAGTTCAACGAGGGCCAGTCTTTGCTAGGTGAGATATCTGATCTAATTACAGTTCAAGACTTCGTGAACTAAATTGTGGTAATCAATCAATTGATGCATCTGCTTCCTGTGTGGAATTAGAGAGAGATACTGCTGCTGAGGGGATAACAAATGGTGCAATCCATTTTACTGGCGCTTCTGAAGCAAGTGGAGGGATTAAGAATGATTGTAACATTGATGCGTGCAAAGGTAACCCAGTGTTTGGGAAAAGTGAAATATCTGAGGATATAGGAGGTGCGATGTGGGGCATCTTTAGAAGGCAAGATGTTCCGAAGTTAGAGGAATATCTCAGGAAGCACTTCAAGGAATTCAGGCACATTAATTGCTGCCCTGTACCACAGGTATATAGCAAATTTTCCAAGCTCTTGTACTTCGGAATGTGCAGGGCCCCCCTcccctaattttttttttggggtgggggggggggggggttcaaaATTGTTTGGTTTTAGAATATCCTGTTTCTTTCATTGATGAGGTTTTGATGGTGTTAGCTGTAGTTGAGTCTGAAATACGAAATGTATAGGCTAGATTCAAGCCAAAGCTAGTTTGTAGCAGAGGCAGAAAAGAGAAACCCAGAGTATCTGCAGTTTCAGCAAGAAGGCAACAAATTAAGTTCCCGCAGTTGACATGCTAAAAATATTCTCTCAGTTCCAGGCTGAGACAAAGGGAGGACAGGAATGCTACAGCCTAAACAAGACCCACCagtttgacataacccatcaggAAGTCCGCAAGCTTTCACTAAGTTATTTGAAAATATGCATcgtttaatttaaaaaaaaacattgacAGGAGACTCCAGGGCCTATAatgctatgttgctcggactctcggAAAATATCGCCGGGTGCGTGTCGGATTCTCCAAAAGCAGTGTATTTTTGGAGAATCCGACATGGGTGCGGCAgtattttggagagtccgcgcaacagAGCTATAATGTTACTCTTTGTGCCATTGTGTAAATCTTGGACAAGGTTTTTCCAGTATAAGACATCAGTATTGCCAACCTAGACATAGTACATACTTTTAAATTTCTCATATTTGCCTTTTAACTCATTATTCAAATAGAGAGGAGGGAAATTTAAGAAGATGTTGCTTGTgatcttgaaatccatcaaagtgaggaagtttgtttttagtctattttgataTTTAGCATGAAGATGTTTTTGGTAGATTTGGGCTATTACGAAAATAAACATCACTCTATTTCTTCTAATGTTGAAAAAAATTTCCTTTGCCTTTTCCAGGTCTTTATGATTCAATACAAAAATGATAGGTTTTACCGTTGACAACGCATAGTTGCTGCATGTACCGACTCCTATTTGTCTTGTATTGTAGGTTATTCACCCTATTCATGATCAAACATTTTACTTGACTGAGGACCATAAAAGGAAGCTTAAGGAAAAATATGGTGAGTGTTTCATGTATGAATTTCATAGCTGGGATGCCTATTTCCATGTGaaactctttcttttatttttctaatatttttattatatttttctatttCACAGGATTTGAACCTTGGACCTTTGTTCAAAAACTAGGGGATGCAGTTTTCATACCTGCAGGCTGCCCTTATCAAGTTAGAAATCTGAAGGTGTGTGAAGACATCAGTAAATTATTAAAGTGTCATCTCTCTAGTTGTTTAATCTTTTAGACAGATGAAATATAGTTTATCCAAATTTCAAAATATCATGCTTAATTTTCTACCCTTGTCTACCTTAGATCGTGAGTCATGTCAACTTGGAAAACATACTTGCATCACTTTTCGTTGTTGTCCTAATAGTCGAGTAGGATACCCTTCCAGGTCCTAGTTGAGTCAGTTCAACTTTCAGTTTTCCTTATTTTCTGTGCTCCATCGATAATCATCCAAGATGTACTTGGAGCTTCTTATTGAAACTATTTTCTCAATTATAGaagttttcaaacttaagaggtaATTTATCGAACATCTTGTCCTCCTACTACTCGAGAAAATAGGAGAGTTCAGAAGAAAAATAGGCATCTCATTACAATGGATATGCCTACATGATCAGACAAGATTACAAATgattatatttgacagatgtagcaATAtgttaataataaaagaaaagaagaccaTCAACAATCTTACTGAATGTATTTAGTTGGCTCAATCAGGCCCCTGTATCTAGCTGTGAAATATTTTTGGATTGTCTGCTCCAAAGCTATAGATTAGTTTTTGTATATGGGCAGACACCATCAAGCAGTATTGCTACTTTTGTAACTTTTGttctgcatcttcttgatgccttttAATGATAATTCCCTTACTTCATCGGGAAAAAAAAAGGACCATAGGAGATGGTTTGGCCATGTTCTACCAAAAACTTCAAATATCGGTCCATAGAGTGATATTACAATGAGTGAAGTTAAAATGGGACATGGTAGAACAAAATTCACGTTGGAAAATGTCGTCTCTGAAGTCCTACAGTCTCTCCCATTTGGGTTGTACAATTTATGGAGCTCCTGATTCATGCGGGCTTATGGAAAAAGTTTGCACAATCCAAATAGTTGATACTAACTAGTTGGGATTAAAGCTTAGTCATATGATACTTTGCGTTAACTCTGAATCTGTTTGGAGATTTGTATATAAGTAGAAAATTAGAGGACCGCTAGTGTGGAGAAACCCAAATTATTGAGTATTTGAATGGACATTGATGAATCATAGCGTTGGCTCCAACTAGTTTATGATTGAGTATAATTGTGGAgtccattactcaaatggtcactcaactatcccaaattatctACTAAAGTCACTTTTATTTCGTTTGTTACAACAAAATCACCGAACTATGCCTATTGCATTCAGAAGGTCCCTCAactaaatttttcaaattttggattgccaaatgcctattttaccctctaaat is a genomic window of Nicotiana tabacum cultivar K326 chromosome 16, ASM71507v2, whole genome shotgun sequence containing:
- the LOC107790961 gene encoding lysine-specific demethylase JMJ27, with protein sequence MYCNNCKTSIADFHRICSSCSYDLCLTCCRELRDGRLKGGDEEVIMEFTDKGVAHLHGDMEHDSVPDSGTRISKRTRLSKKMVENGDMEHDSVPDTNTKTSRRTRLSEKEMVENGDTEHGSVPDNKTRTSRRTRLSKKQMVENGDTKHDSVPDTNTGTSRRTRLSKKETVENGAMERDSVSDTNTRTSRRTRLSKKEIVENDSAGDAKFASEMKPRDNGGLLPKNSGGPAGEWKSNEAGSIPCPPENFGGFGKGILELKRLRSKSKYSVSELLTKAEDIVKRCELEHMPAIPEGSCLCINLVAENDMQKSKLRKASSRDDSDDNYLYCPAAKDLQQEDLKHFQCHWLKGEPVIVGNVLETASGLSWEPMVMWQACRQLKNLNHPLLLDVSATKCLDWSEAEVNIHHFFKGYMEGQFDSAGWPQLLKLQGWPNFFEERSPHLCAEFIRSLPFKEYTDPQSGFLNLAVKLPPGSLRPDIGAKTYIAYGIPQELGRGDSVTKLHCDMSDAVYLVAFSFGHIFLLSGLWIMPSEDFSGARGHTHVNVLTHTQGIKLTPVQLSRIEILKRTYAAQDKRELQMADEEQKCKNGASSEFNEGQSLLERDTAAEGITNGAIHFTGASEASGGIKNDCNIDACKGNPVFGKSEISEDIGGAMWGIFRRQDVPKLEEYLRKHFKEFRHINCCPVPQVIHPIHDQTFYLTEDHKRKLKEKYGFEPWTFVQKLGDAVFIPAGCPYQVRNLKSCINVVLGFVSPENVGECIRLTQEVRLLSQDLVAAEDKLEVKKMILYATWEAIEDLAMLSQ